A window from Manis javanica isolate MJ-LG chromosome 10, MJ_LKY, whole genome shotgun sequence encodes these proteins:
- the LOC140844038 gene encoding E3 ubiquitin-protein ligase Arkadia-like isoform X1 has product MSFKVSFNAWTLQIPLEPKSKPHTHRPQEASTRSRASTAMQRFRPNPAEVVDLTADDDEDAHMDEIEEASSTPQGLTAYAEIAVTLTDSDYAETDVTLSDSEVETVTDGESHQSPSMLGHSRYPWSQSPSPHGTQEPSTRSRASTAMQRFRLNPAEVVDLTADDDEDESTVVPLTSSRMESPTTSRWIHNYSDSSASEQASDSESTDDSSEWSETSAPRTSNRMTGTYTGDAALTRPRHEASAGPNSYGNPPAQAQSPPVIPHPMHASHSNMSCHAPPPHPVAPPPPINLDSTAAPIPQHLHATNQPIPYYLPGTAPPGQRLHRREDTQRMVDRRMMMQHTMLAPERPPPHPHRMHPYSGHGHPVAGTMSSHPRGLGAEAGGAAPAEAPGASRPHLDHQHISLGLHFVFVRVLPLLILEPLQERQNVNSGASQETIERCTYPHKYKKRDLPRQQAGAAPTQEATDEQCTICLCTLEEGEDVRRLPCLHIFHRVCIDQWLATTTRCPLCRGDIEARLPREN; this is encoded by the exons atGTCATTTAAGGTCTCTTTCAACGCTTGGACACTCCAGATACCCCTGGAGCCAAAGTCCAAGCCCCATACTCATCGGCCACAGGAGGCAAGCACCCGCAGCAGGGCTTCCACTGCGATGCAGCGTTTCAGGCCGAATCCAGCAGAGGTGGTGGACCTCACTGCTGACGATGATGAAGATG cACATATGGATGAAATCGAGGAAGCTTCCTCCACTCCCCAGGGGCTCACTGCCTATGCAGAAATCGCTGTTAccttgacggacagtgactatgcAGAGACTGATGTCACCTTGAGTGACAGTGAAGTGGAGACTGTGACAGATGGAGAAAGCCATCA GTCTCCTTCAATGCTTGGACACTCCAGATACCCCTGGAGCCAAAGTCCAAGCCCCCatgggacacaggagccaagcaccCGCAGCAGGGCTTCCACTGCGATGCAGCGTTTCAGGCTGAATCCAGCAGAGGTGGTGGACCTCACTGCTGACGATGATGAAGATG AATCTACTGTAGTACCGCTCACCAGTTCAAGAATGGAATCTCCGACCACGAGCCGTTGGATTCACAACTACTCAGATTCATCTGCCTCTGAGCAGGCCTCTGACAGTGAATCAACTGACGATAGCAGTGAATGGTCAGAGACGTCAGCTCCTCGTACAAGCAATAGAATGACTGGGACTTATACAGGAG ATGCTGCTTTGACAAGACCACGTCATGAAGCCTCTGCCGGCCCAAACTCCTACGGAAACCCGCCTGCTCAGGCTCAGTCTCCACCTGTTATTCCTCACCCTATGCATGCCTCCCATTCTAACATGTCTTGTCAtgcacccccacctcaccccgtggcacccccaccccctatTAATTTAGACAGCACAGCTGCACCAATCCCGCAGCATCTTCATGCCACAAACCAGCCAATTCCGTATTACCTTCCAGGCACTGCACCTCCAGGACAGAGACTGCATCGTCGCGAAGATACGCAGAGGATGGTAGATCGAAGGATGATGATGCAGCATACAAt GCTGGCACCTGAGcgccccccacctcacccccataGGATGCACCCCTACAGTGGACACGGACATCCTGTGGCTGGGACTATGTCCTCACACCCTCG GGGCCTGGGAGCTGAAGCCGGAGGGGCTGCACCTGCTGAGGCACCTGGAGCATCGCGTCCCCACTTGGACCACCAGCATATATCACTTGGACTTCACTTCGTATTTGTACGAGTTCTTCCTTTactg ATACTGGAACCTTTACAAGAAAGACAAAATGTGAACAGTGGAGCATCTCAGGAGACGATCGAGAGATGCACatacccacataaatacaaaaaa AGGGACCTGCCCCGCCAACAAGCCGGCGCAGCACCGACTCAGGAAGCCACCGACGAACAGTGCACAATCTGCCTGTGTACTTTAGAGGAAGGGGAAGATGTGAG ACGTCTTCCTTGTCTGCACATTTTTCATCGAGTGTGCATTGACCAGTGGCTGGCTACAACTACGAGGTGCCCCTTATGCAGAGGGGACATCGAAGCCCGGCTGCCACGTGAAAATTAA
- the LOC140844038 gene encoding E3 ubiquitin-protein ligase Arkadia-like isoform X2 gives MQRFRPNPAEVVDLTADDDEDAHMDEIEEASSTPQGLTAYAEIAVTLTDSDYAETDVTLSDSEVETVTDGESHQSPSMLGHSRYPWSQSPSPHGTQEPSTRSRASTAMQRFRLNPAEVVDLTADDDEDESTVVPLTSSRMESPTTSRWIHNYSDSSASEQASDSESTDDSSEWSETSAPRTSNRMTGTYTGDAALTRPRHEASAGPNSYGNPPAQAQSPPVIPHPMHASHSNMSCHAPPPHPVAPPPPINLDSTAAPIPQHLHATNQPIPYYLPGTAPPGQRLHRREDTQRMVDRRMMMQHTMLAPERPPPHPHRMHPYSGHGHPVAGTMSSHPRGLGAEAGGAAPAEAPGASRPHLDHQHISLGLHFVFVRVLPLLILEPLQERQNVNSGASQETIERCTYPHKYKKRDLPRQQAGAAPTQEATDEQCTICLCTLEEGEDVRRLPCLHIFHRVCIDQWLATTTRCPLCRGDIEARLPREN, from the exons ATGCAGCGTTTCAGGCCGAATCCAGCAGAGGTGGTGGACCTCACTGCTGACGATGATGAAGATG cACATATGGATGAAATCGAGGAAGCTTCCTCCACTCCCCAGGGGCTCACTGCCTATGCAGAAATCGCTGTTAccttgacggacagtgactatgcAGAGACTGATGTCACCTTGAGTGACAGTGAAGTGGAGACTGTGACAGATGGAGAAAGCCATCA GTCTCCTTCAATGCTTGGACACTCCAGATACCCCTGGAGCCAAAGTCCAAGCCCCCatgggacacaggagccaagcaccCGCAGCAGGGCTTCCACTGCGATGCAGCGTTTCAGGCTGAATCCAGCAGAGGTGGTGGACCTCACTGCTGACGATGATGAAGATG AATCTACTGTAGTACCGCTCACCAGTTCAAGAATGGAATCTCCGACCACGAGCCGTTGGATTCACAACTACTCAGATTCATCTGCCTCTGAGCAGGCCTCTGACAGTGAATCAACTGACGATAGCAGTGAATGGTCAGAGACGTCAGCTCCTCGTACAAGCAATAGAATGACTGGGACTTATACAGGAG ATGCTGCTTTGACAAGACCACGTCATGAAGCCTCTGCCGGCCCAAACTCCTACGGAAACCCGCCTGCTCAGGCTCAGTCTCCACCTGTTATTCCTCACCCTATGCATGCCTCCCATTCTAACATGTCTTGTCAtgcacccccacctcaccccgtggcacccccaccccctatTAATTTAGACAGCACAGCTGCACCAATCCCGCAGCATCTTCATGCCACAAACCAGCCAATTCCGTATTACCTTCCAGGCACTGCACCTCCAGGACAGAGACTGCATCGTCGCGAAGATACGCAGAGGATGGTAGATCGAAGGATGATGATGCAGCATACAAt GCTGGCACCTGAGcgccccccacctcacccccataGGATGCACCCCTACAGTGGACACGGACATCCTGTGGCTGGGACTATGTCCTCACACCCTCG GGGCCTGGGAGCTGAAGCCGGAGGGGCTGCACCTGCTGAGGCACCTGGAGCATCGCGTCCCCACTTGGACCACCAGCATATATCACTTGGACTTCACTTCGTATTTGTACGAGTTCTTCCTTTactg ATACTGGAACCTTTACAAGAAAGACAAAATGTGAACAGTGGAGCATCTCAGGAGACGATCGAGAGATGCACatacccacataaatacaaaaaa AGGGACCTGCCCCGCCAACAAGCCGGCGCAGCACCGACTCAGGAAGCCACCGACGAACAGTGCACAATCTGCCTGTGTACTTTAGAGGAAGGGGAAGATGTGAG ACGTCTTCCTTGTCTGCACATTTTTCATCGAGTGTGCATTGACCAGTGGCTGGCTACAACTACGAGGTGCCCCTTATGCAGAGGGGACATCGAAGCCCGGCTGCCACGTGAAAATTAA